CCTCCAGTCTGCGGCCGCGTTCGGCCTGGGCAATCTGAGGATCCTGATCGACCAGAACGGCTGGCAGGTCGACGGGCCGATGGCGACGGTCATGCCCGTCGGTTCCATCACCGAGAAGGCCCGCGCATTCGGTTGTGCGGCGTTCGAGGTCGACGGTCATGATCCCCTCGCCATCGTCGCGGCCGCCACGAGCGGTCCCGAAGATGCACCGAACGTCGTCGTCTGCCGCACGGATCCCCGCCGCGGCTTTCCCGCCATCTCGGGTCGAACCGACGCGATGACCCACTTCATCCGCTTCCGGCCGGGTGAAGCCGACGAGATGCGCGCCTCGTCCCCTCTCTACAGCGGTGCCCTGACGCAGTGAGGACGAAAGGTGTCGCAACCCGGCCCTTTGGTCCGACCCTCGTGGATTACGCACGTCGGAACCCGCGGGTCGTGTGCGTGACGAACGACCTGACGAAGTCGGTCGAGGCCGACCTGTTCCGTGAGACCTTCCCCGACCGGTACTTCTCACTCGGAATGGCCGAACAGAACCTCGTCGGTGTGCTGAGTGGACTCGCCCGGGAGGGGCTGGAGCCGTTCTACCCGTCCTTCAGCGTCTTCGTCACCCGCCGACCGTATGAACAGATAGCGCTCAACATCGCCTATCCGAATCTTCCGGTGAGGCTCATCGGCTTTCTCCCCGGGCTGACCACCCCGGGCGGCGTCACCCACCAGGCCACCGACGACCTCTCGCTGATGACGACCCTGCCGAACATGACCGTCCTGTCCCTCGCCGATGCCACCGACGTCGAGACGTTCACGGACAGCCTCCCCGCCATCGACGGGCCGGTCTTCTGCCGCATGCCGCGCGGCGAGGTGCCACGATTCTTCGACGAGCCGTTCCGACTCGGGCACGCAAGGGTCCTCTCCGAGGGTGCCGACATCTGCGTGCTCAGCACGGGCGCCGCGGCTCCGCACGCGGCCCGGGCGTGTGAGACCCTTTCCGCCGGGGGCGTCGCCGTAGCTCATCTCGTCATCTCGACGTTGAAGCCGTTCGACGACCTCCGGGTGACCGAGGCGATCGCGGATAGTCCCGCAACGATCACGGTGGAGAACCACCTGACCCGCGGAGGACTGGGCACCGCCGTAGCCGAACTCATGGCCGAGGCGGGAATCCGGACCACCCTGCGGCGGGTGGGGATCCGGGACACCTTCACCCACGGCGGACGCCCGCCGTACCTGTTCGCCCACTACGGAATCGACGCCATCGCCGTGATCCGGGCCGCGAACGGACTGCTCGGGACCTCGATGACCCTGGAGGACGAAGTAGTGGCGCAACACAGCGGGCCGCACGAGGACGCTGCCGAGGGCCTGTGAGCCCGAAACGAGGACCGGGGAGCAGCTACCGGCGTCCGCGGGCGTCAGAGGTCGAGCAGCGCCCGCGCCACCCCGGCATCGGTGACCAGCGCTGACAGCAGGCCCGACTCGAGTGCCGCTCCGACCGCCTGTGTCTTCGCTGCGCCTGCCGCCACCCCGATGACGGAGGGTACGGCGCGCAACTGCTCCGGATCTATCCCGGTCGACCGCGACGCCACCGGCGAGGCCACAACCGAGCCGGACTCGTCGATCAGGGTGCCGAAGATGTCGGCTACGACACCGGCGGATCGGATCTCGTCGCGCTCCGCGTCGGCCAGGAGGTCGAACAGGCCGGACTGTGGTGGGTCCCAGGAGCCGATCGCCGCGATGACGAGGGAGAGTTCGGAGAACCAGCCACGGGCCCGGACGAAACTCGGATCCGCCTGAAGTCCCTTCGCCACCGCTCCGTCGTTGACGAGGTACGGAAGCAGGAACGTGTGCATCGGTCCGCCGGTGCGCTCGGCGAAGCGGCGGACGAGATCGACCGAGTTCATCCACAGCTCGACCTCGGGCATCCCGCCCACGATCTGCACCGTCGTACACGGCGGTAGCGGGGGGAGATGCGAGATCAGATCGTGCAGAGTGCGCCCCCAGCCGATCCCCACGACGTCAGCGTCGGTCAGGACCTCCGGCAACAGCGCTGCGGCCAGACGAGCCACCGCCAGACGCACGCTGTCAACGGACAACTCGTTGACCGTTGCGACGACGGCCCGGTCGAGGCCGAATCGGCGCTCGAGTTCGAAGGACAGGTCCGTGTCGATCAGGCTGGGTGTCGCGATCTCGATCTTGACGATCCCCGCCTCTCGCGCGTCGTCGAGCAACCGAGCGACACGAAACCTCGAGATCGACAACTCGTCGGCGATCTGAACCTTGGTCCGCCCCTCGAGGTAGTACCGGCGGGCGATGAATGCCAGCTCCAGAGAGCGCAGCGGCTCGATCACCTCATCGGTGACATCCACGGAACGATCCACAAGACGCGAGCCTACTCGCTCAGATGAGCGCATCAGGTACCTATCCCCGGGTGCGGCCGATGAAGGCGAGCTCCTTGAGCCGCAGCCGGCCCTGATCGAGCGCAACTGCGATGACGAGGATCAATCCGACGACCACCAGTTGATAGTCGCTGTTGACATCGAGAAGAACGAGTCCGTTGTCGATCACGCCGAGCACCAACACGCCGACGACGGTTCCCCCCACCCTCCCGATGCCGCCCAGCAGGCTGGTACCGCCGAGGATCACCGCGGCGATGACCGTCAGCGACGTCCCGTTGGCACCATTGGGCAGGCCCGCACCCACCGTCGCCGTGAAAATGATGCCGGCCACCGCTGAGAACATCCCCGCGATCACATAGACCACCACCTGCAACCGCGAGATCCGCAGACCTGCGAGGCGGGCGGCCTCGAGGTTGTCGCCCACGAGATATGCGTTGCGACCGAAGGTCGTCCAGATCATGACGACGG
This sequence is a window from Acidimicrobiales bacterium. Protein-coding genes within it:
- a CDS encoding sugar-binding domain-containing protein: MDVTDEVIEPLRSLELAFIARRYYLEGRTKVQIADELSISRFRVARLLDDAREAGIVKIEIATPSLIDTDLSFELERRFGLDRAVVATVNELSVDSVRLAVARLAAALLPEVLTDADVVGIGWGRTLHDLISHLPPLPPCTTVQIVGGMPEVELWMNSVDLVRRFAERTGGPMHTFLLPYLVNDGAVAKGLQADPSFVRARGWFSELSLVIAAIGSWDPPQSGLFDLLADAERDEIRSAGVVADIFGTLIDESGSVVASPVASRSTGIDPEQLRAVPSVIGVAAGAAKTQAVGAALESGLLSALVTDAGVARALLDL
- a CDS encoding transketolase C-terminal domain-containing protein yields the protein MDYARRNPRVVCVTNDLTKSVEADLFRETFPDRYFSLGMAEQNLVGVLSGLAREGLEPFYPSFSVFVTRRPYEQIALNIAYPNLPVRLIGFLPGLTTPGGVTHQATDDLSLMTTLPNMTVLSLADATDVETFTDSLPAIDGPVFCRMPRGEVPRFFDEPFRLGHARVLSEGADICVLSTGAAAPHAARACETLSAGGVAVAHLVISTLKPFDDLRVTEAIADSPATITVENHLTRGGLGTAVAELMAEAGIRTTLRRVGIRDTFTHGGRPPYLFAHYGIDAIAVIRAANGLLGTSMTLEDEVVAQHSGPHEDAAEGL